A genomic stretch from Deinococcus radiotolerans includes:
- a CDS encoding phage/plasmid primase, P4 family — MTHPDTRAFLALFPGQQTFQTFADRKDDPTLARIEYDLGALQALNDRGAGIFLMINEGDGQGRSNENVTRIRAYFADFDGAELPDTWKLRPSALVESSPGKYHAYWLLSDEPELNNAEFNRQQEALAIAVGSRPNDCKGLSRVMRLPGFTHHKQGAVPSRLLEAPGHTYTAAQIHKAYPIPKAERAASVRYSAPTSAGDVPSPQKIMEVVLSRADLQEGRNNTAFKLACQIRDNGHPLHEAEHVMREFQGIVSGLGEPFTLSEALHAARSAYRQPARTPWAPRTGTNRPGITVGKSAVTLDEEGKPIAPAKRKDGAPTLVEMRDHFLNWCMEQGHIYRYHQTWRSWWQYRSGVYEEVIDEVMLQRVDLVLQGKGLGDIGTARLRDVLDKVAREESVAARDVDLGPFHLNVTNGILDLTSGTLHEHSPEFFSTIQSAASYRPGVVPYEWLEFLHEAIPDAGDRKRLQQFAGLCLTGDTSPQRALLLVGEGGTGKSTFTRILSAVLGSLATGSALENIKDGSFLVGTLVGKRMCIVSELQRNVDWLPFKRITGEDKIAVDVKNKTPYTVKLDTKLVILSNVVPLLGDDATNSSLMRRFLPVAFNVKPAHPDPYLEARLTAPDELAGVLNWMIDGLRSLQANNMQFPGDGLSELTREIVEESNKVIEFLRERCEPGGEVKSGELYAAYEDWCFKTRHKPVSSTRFPRDLTAAARHFGQAVEKKRDMRGKFFTGLSLSSSPKGWDA, encoded by the coding sequence ATGACACACCCGGACACGCGTGCCTTCCTAGCCCTGTTCCCCGGCCAGCAGACGTTCCAGACGTTCGCTGACCGGAAGGACGACCCCACCCTGGCCCGCATCGAGTACGACCTGGGTGCCCTGCAAGCCCTCAATGACCGCGGGGCCGGGATCTTCCTGATGATCAACGAAGGTGACGGCCAGGGCCGCAGCAACGAGAACGTCACCCGGATTCGGGCGTACTTCGCAGACTTCGACGGGGCTGAACTGCCCGACACCTGGAAGCTCCGACCCAGTGCGCTCGTCGAGAGCAGCCCCGGCAAGTACCACGCGTACTGGCTCCTCAGTGATGAACCCGAGCTGAACAACGCGGAGTTCAACCGCCAGCAGGAAGCGCTGGCCATCGCCGTGGGCAGCCGCCCGAACGACTGCAAGGGCCTCAGCCGTGTCATGCGCCTCCCAGGCTTCACCCACCACAAGCAGGGCGCTGTGCCCAGCCGTCTGCTCGAAGCGCCTGGTCACACCTACACGGCCGCGCAGATCCACAAGGCCTACCCCATCCCCAAGGCGGAGCGGGCTGCCAGCGTCCGCTACAGCGCCCCCACGTCAGCCGGTGACGTGCCCAGCCCGCAGAAGATCATGGAAGTCGTCCTGTCCCGCGCCGACCTGCAGGAAGGGCGGAACAACACAGCCTTCAAGCTCGCCTGCCAGATCCGCGACAACGGCCACCCCCTGCACGAGGCCGAGCACGTCATGCGGGAGTTCCAGGGCATCGTCAGCGGCCTCGGCGAGCCCTTCACGCTCAGCGAGGCACTCCACGCCGCGCGCAGCGCCTACCGGCAACCCGCCCGCACCCCCTGGGCGCCCCGCACCGGCACCAACCGGCCCGGCATCACCGTCGGGAAGAGCGCCGTCACCCTGGACGAAGAAGGAAAGCCCATCGCCCCGGCCAAACGGAAGGACGGGGCCCCCACGCTCGTCGAGATGCGCGACCACTTCCTGAACTGGTGCATGGAACAGGGCCACATCTACCGGTACCACCAGACGTGGCGCAGCTGGTGGCAGTACCGCAGCGGCGTGTACGAGGAAGTGATCGATGAGGTCATGCTTCAGCGCGTCGACCTGGTGCTCCAGGGCAAGGGCCTGGGCGACATCGGCACGGCCCGCCTGCGCGACGTCCTCGACAAGGTGGCGCGCGAGGAAAGCGTCGCCGCGCGCGACGTGGACCTGGGGCCGTTCCACCTGAACGTCACGAACGGCATCCTGGACCTGACCAGCGGCACGCTGCACGAGCACAGCCCGGAGTTCTTCAGCACCATCCAGTCCGCCGCCAGCTACCGCCCCGGCGTGGTCCCGTACGAGTGGCTGGAGTTCCTGCACGAAGCCATCCCGGACGCCGGGGACCGCAAGCGCCTCCAGCAGTTCGCCGGGCTCTGCCTGACGGGCGACACCTCCCCCCAGCGCGCCCTGCTGCTGGTGGGGGAGGGTGGCACGGGGAAATCGACCTTCACCCGGATCCTCTCCGCGGTCCTCGGTTCCCTGGCCACCGGCAGCGCCCTCGAGAACATCAAAGACGGGTCATTCCTCGTCGGGACGCTCGTCGGTAAGCGGATGTGCATCGTCTCGGAGCTGCAGCGGAACGTGGACTGGCTGCCGTTCAAACGCATCACCGGTGAGGACAAGATCGCCGTGGACGTCAAGAACAAGACGCCGTACACGGTCAAGCTCGACACCAAACTGGTCATCCTCTCCAACGTCGTGCCGCTTCTCGGGGATGACGCCACGAACAGCAGCCTCATGCGCCGCTTCCTGCCCGTGGCCTTCAACGTGAAGCCCGCGCACCCCGACCCCTACCTGGAAGCCCGCCTGACCGCACCGGACGAACTGGCCGGCGTCCTGAACTGGATGATCGACGGGCTACGCAGCCTCCAGGCGAACAACATGCAGTTCCCCGGCGACGGCCTCAGCGAACTCACCCGCGAGATCGTCGAAGAGTCCAACAAGGTCATCGAGTTCCTGCGCGAACGCTGCGAGCCCGGCGGCGAGGTCAAGAGCGGTGAGCTGTATGCCGCTTACGAAGACTGGTGCTTCAAGACCCGGCACAAGCCCGTGAGCAGCACTCGGTTCCCTCGGGACCTCACAGCCGCTGCGCGCCACTTTGGGCAGGCCGTCGAGAAGAAACGCGACATGCGCGGCAAATTCTTCACCGGCCTCAGTCTCAGCAGCAGTCCCAAAGGGTGGGACGCATGA